A single Clostridium sp. AN503 DNA region contains:
- a CDS encoding helix-turn-helix transcriptional regulator gives MIDIGTYLKNLRLNANMSQHDVQKATNITNSILSRIEHGQLPTPDILKQLSQLYHVDLISLYKLCGFLNNNDLLNYQHVFQNVDKLNPEEKACIQTTINLFTAKRGDKKNDI, from the coding sequence ATGATTGATATTGGTACATATCTTAAAAATTTACGGCTTAATGCAAATATGAGCCAACACGACGTTCAAAAAGCAACAAACATCACAAATTCGATACTGAGTCGAATAGAACACGGGCAACTTCCTACCCCAGACATTCTAAAACAGCTTTCTCAATTATATCATGTAGATTTAATATCTCTATATAAATTGTGCGGCTTCTTAAATAATAATGATCTTTTAAATTATCAACACGTATTTCAAAATGTTGACAAATTAAATCCAGAGGAAAAAGCCTGTATACAAACAACTATCAATTTATTTACAGCAAAACGAGGTGACAAAAAAAATGATATTTAA
- a CDS encoding arsenate reductase family protein, which translates to MNVQIFGTNKCFDTKKAMRYFKERNIKYQFIDMKEKGLSKGEYNSVKQAVGGLETMLDEKCKDQELLALVKYISEEDRDDKVLENQKVLKTPIVRNGRQATVGFRPEVWGGWK; encoded by the coding sequence ATGAATGTACAAATTTTTGGAACAAATAAGTGCTTCGATACAAAGAAGGCTATGAGGTATTTTAAGGAGCGTAATATTAAATATCAGTTTATTGATATGAAGGAGAAGGGGCTGAGTAAAGGCGAATATAACAGCGTAAAGCAGGCGGTTGGCGGCTTGGAGACGATGTTAGATGAGAAGTGTAAGGATCAGGAGCTGCTGGCGCTTGTGAAGTACATTTCTGAAGAGGACAGGGATGATAAAGTATTGGAGAATCAAAAGGTACTGAAGACACCGATTGTCAGGAATGGGAGGCAGGCAACCGTTGGATTTAGGCCGGAAGTGTGGGGCGGGTGGAAGTAA
- a CDS encoding class I SAM-dependent methyltransferase, with translation MKGTLDYYNENAKDYINSTKNVEFAGMQDKFLGFLKPGDRVLDFGCGSGRDAKYFLEKGFRVDAVDGAIEFVKLASEYTGIQVKQMLFQDLDAVGIYDGIWACSSILHLPAEELEDVFGKMARALVDGGIVYASFKYGDWEGERNGRYFTDMTEGKMKCMLDKAGLFSIEDMWVTADVRPGREAEKWLNLILRKRK, from the coding sequence ATGAAAGGCACTCTGGATTACTACAATGAAAATGCCAAGGATTATATTAACAGCACAAAGAATGTGGAATTTGCCGGGATGCAGGATAAGTTTCTTGGTTTTCTGAAGCCGGGCGACAGGGTGCTGGACTTTGGCTGCGGCTCTGGACGGGATGCAAAGTATTTTCTGGAAAAGGGCTTTCGGGTGGATGCGGTTGACGGTGCAATAGAATTTGTGAAGTTGGCATCGGAGTATACGGGAATCCAGGTGAAGCAGATGCTGTTTCAGGACCTGGACGCGGTCGGTATCTATGACGGGATCTGGGCCTGCTCGTCCATCCTGCATTTGCCGGCAGAGGAGCTGGAGGATGTATTTGGGAAAATGGCCCGGGCACTGGTTGATGGGGGGATCGTTTATGCCTCCTTTAAGTACGGAGATTGGGAAGGAGAGAGAAACGGGCGGTATTTTACAGATATGACGGAAGGTAAGATGAAATGTATGCTGGATAAAGCCGGTTTATTTTCGATAGAAGATATGTGGGTTACGGCGGATGTCCGGCCTGGGAGAGAGGCGGAAAAATGGTTGAACCTGATTTTGCGGAAGAGAAAATAG
- a CDS encoding Z1 domain-containing protein has translation MQYLKKYLKTISDRGNLKLAESILKTADDIGEKYIRNFSYTGHRIGLLFGNVQSGKTGQMFGIICKSADLGFPVFVLLTTDNIILQQQTLERVKTDLSGFCICGESDGGLFISNNLIQPVIIVLKKNVRILKLWANILNATGFMKGNPLFIIDDEADAASLNNLINTNKKSSINKYLESIKNGASSSLYLQVTGTPQAILLQTVVSGWHPYFKYYFEPGNSYLGGDFFFPTNRKAESICYLKDIDKPTQAVVIRHLTVSGHISATGGTVSNCLFHPSVRQNVHSQYAEEVQKILIWCQEYKDTELKDKLEKEYDVIRPKKTAKLPFVKFYEAVIDILCNNKIKVLIMNGKYEINSSEYTDGFNIIIGGNTLGRGVTFPGLHTIYYTRTSKKPQADTMWQHSRMFGYDRDPGLMQVFIDENLYKLFSDINATNNSIISQIESGSDNIKIYYPKGLNPTRKSVVDNKKVSIIAGGVNYYPFNPENNSIERLDKLLEPFDEKETPYQVNLRLMIEIFSCIKSENDFKLAGFIGALQAMLADKPTAQGILIVRRNRDISKGTGAMLSPNDWSLGASYTDKTVLTMYKVTGTKGWLGRQIWIPNIKLPDSVVFYNVDNVL, from the coding sequence ATGCAGTATTTAAAAAAATATCTTAAAACAATTTCTGATAGAGGTAATTTAAAACTGGCTGAGTCTATTCTGAAAACAGCAGATGATATTGGTGAAAAATATATACGCAATTTTTCTTATACTGGACATAGAATAGGATTATTATTTGGTAATGTTCAGTCAGGAAAAACAGGTCAGATGTTTGGAATAATATGTAAGTCTGCAGACCTTGGATTTCCTGTATTTGTTTTACTTACAACAGATAATATAATTCTTCAGCAACAAACCTTGGAGCGCGTTAAGACTGATTTAAGCGGTTTTTGTATCTGTGGGGAAAGTGATGGGGGATTATTTATTAGCAACAATCTAATTCAGCCAGTAATTATTGTCCTTAAAAAGAATGTTAGAATTTTGAAACTTTGGGCAAATATTTTAAATGCTACTGGATTTATGAAGGGGAATCCCTTATTTATTATAGACGATGAGGCTGATGCTGCTTCCCTGAATAATTTAATTAATACAAATAAGAAATCATCTATTAATAAATATTTAGAGTCAATAAAAAATGGAGCTTCAAGCAGTTTATATCTTCAGGTTACGGGAACACCTCAGGCCATTTTATTGCAGACAGTTGTTTCTGGATGGCATCCATATTTTAAGTATTACTTTGAACCTGGGAACAGTTATTTAGGAGGAGACTTCTTTTTCCCAACTAATAGAAAAGCAGAATCTATTTGTTATCTGAAAGATATAGATAAACCAACTCAAGCCGTTGTAATTAGACATCTTACTGTGTCTGGGCATATAAGTGCAACGGGGGGAACGGTATCAAATTGTTTATTTCATCCTAGTGTACGACAAAATGTGCATAGTCAGTATGCAGAAGAAGTTCAAAAAATACTTATATGGTGCCAGGAGTATAAAGATACTGAATTAAAAGATAAATTAGAAAAAGAATATGATGTGATACGGCCGAAAAAAACTGCTAAATTGCCATTTGTCAAATTTTATGAAGCAGTCATTGATATTTTGTGTAATAATAAAATAAAAGTGTTAATCATGAACGGTAAGTATGAAATAAATAGTTCTGAGTATACTGATGGTTTTAATATTATTATCGGAGGTAATACATTAGGTAGAGGTGTTACTTTTCCAGGACTTCATACAATATATTATACCAGAACAAGTAAAAAACCACAGGCGGATACAATGTGGCAACATAGTCGAATGTTTGGGTATGATAGAGATCCTGGTTTAATGCAAGTTTTTATAGATGAAAATTTGTATAAACTTTTTTCTGATATTAATGCAACAAATAACTCTATTATATCTCAAATAGAGAGCGGAAGTGATAATATTAAAATTTATTATCCAAAAGGACTCAACCCTACAAGAAAGAGTGTCGTAGATAATAAAAAAGTATCTATTATTGCAGGCGGTGTTAATTATTATCCATTTAATCCGGAAAATAATTCAATTGAAAGGTTGGATAAACTTTTGGAGCCTTTCGATGAGAAGGAAACCCCTTATCAAGTAAATTTAAGATTAATGATAGAAATTTTTAGCTGTATTAAGTCGGAAAATGATTTTAAACTTGCGGGGTTTATTGGAGCTTTACAAGCAATGTTAGCAGATAAACCAACAGCTCAGGGAATCTTGATTGTACGAAGGAATAGAGATATATCTAAAGGGACAGGAGCCATGTTATCACCAAATGACTGGTCTCTGGGGGCCTCATACACTGATAAAACTGTATTAACTATGTATAAGGTGACTGGAACAAAAGGATGGTTGGGGAGACAAATTTGGATACCAAACATAAAGTTACCTGATAGTGTAGTTTTTTATAATGTAGATAATGTATTATAG
- a CDS encoding DUF2809 domain-containing protein: protein MKRLIYSGVFFVLLMIEVLIAVYVHDDLIRPYVGDMLVVIVVYCFVRIFMPVKCRILPLYVFLFAVGIEILQYFQLVQLLGLEESKILRILLGAVFDVMDILCYAIGCVALMGYEGVRYRIGCRKEKNDQGDCVIL, encoded by the coding sequence ATGAAGCGACTTATTTACAGCGGGGTATTTTTTGTACTATTAATGATTGAAGTGTTGATTGCAGTTTATGTCCATGATGATTTGATCAGACCGTATGTGGGAGATATGTTGGTGGTCATCGTGGTGTATTGTTTTGTGCGGATTTTTATGCCGGTAAAATGCCGGATTTTGCCGCTGTATGTATTTTTATTCGCGGTAGGCATTGAGATTTTGCAGTATTTTCAGTTGGTTCAGCTGCTTGGACTTGAGGAGAGTAAAATACTGCGGATATTGTTGGGGGCCGTATTCGATGTGATGGATATTCTGTGCTATGCAATAGGATGTGTGGCGCTGATGGGGTATGAAGGTGTCCGGTATCGTATTGGATGTAGAAAAGAAAAAAATGACCAGGGAGATTGTGTGATATTATGA
- a CDS encoding very short patch repair endonuclease, which produces MADNHTKEIRSMNMSHIRSTNSKPEEIVRKFLFAKGLRYRKNVRELPGTPDIVFPKYKTIVFINGCFWHQHDCPRFVWPSSNVEYWRNKIERNVERDKLNSELLMQLGWRIIIVWECELKKKNREQRLENLYQEIISSK; this is translated from the coding sequence GTGGCGGACAATCATACTAAAGAAATAAGAAGCATGAACATGTCGCACATTCGCAGTACAAACTCAAAACCGGAAGAGATTGTTCGAAAATTTTTGTTTGCTAAAGGGCTACGTTATAGAAAGAACGTTAGGGAATTACCAGGAACCCCTGATATTGTTTTTCCTAAATATAAAACTATTGTGTTTATAAATGGTTGTTTTTGGCATCAGCATGATTGTCCACGTTTTGTTTGGCCGTCATCAAATGTTGAATATTGGCGAAATAAAATTGAGCGAAATGTTGAACGAGATAAACTAAATAGCGAACTTTTAATGCAACTGGGTTGGCGTATTATAATAGTGTGGGAGTGCGAACTTAAGAAAAAGAATAGAGAGCAGCGATTAGAAAACCTATACCAAGAAATTATATCCTCAAAATAA
- a CDS encoding AAA family ATPase produces MKIGAYYIQLKDAHINWGTHRKTDTRKLRDNEAYIAIPAEYAYAYNIKKGDIYTCNINNKVKIELKASGSQGRKEYAKQFEGNGELRIVYDWYRDHDAKEGDYVVVTLYDNYILDLEFIPGTNKVRLEQLNIYGKKGKISNLDERENVGFRLINLQIKNNDIEHYNIRFFPEDLKSKSNAPITTLIVGANGAGKSFILMILSDIFNTVQNENSISQLKYSYYGLKYILDGDLIEIEIVNRALIIHKNDVLLERANYALPQKVLAVSFMLNDKFHFKQANLANGNTMYEYLGVRVTSNASYTSSISNKIAECLVNIATNGKLGMLIDRLSKYLDLDPNISVGCELSATDFFAPDLKRRLKESGLKIIGQEEYRSDAVKKISEEDYALLEQYIQTINKENMYVQEGSQIQFGVKFNATDSREELLKIRDDYTLIKNLCSLKIIKNLTLYLYKKGERFSFDNASSGEKHIIYSFVSIFNSIEENSLILIDEPEISLHPNWQIKYISFLKTVFKEYTSCHFIIATHSHYLVSDLNPKSSSLITMERTENNKKIITTVDYSTYAWSAENILYNIFGVRMARNYYFDLDVRKLLYLVSHQKYEQIDEIKNLYIKLIKYVLDESDPLKNVLNEVKEYIDNVEAKSC; encoded by the coding sequence ATGAAAATAGGAGCTTATTACATTCAACTTAAAGATGCGCATATAAACTGGGGAACACATAGAAAAACAGATACAAGAAAATTACGCGATAATGAAGCGTATATAGCAATTCCGGCAGAATATGCATATGCATATAACATAAAAAAGGGGGATATTTACACGTGCAATATAAATAATAAAGTAAAAATTGAATTAAAAGCTTCTGGATCACAGGGAAGAAAAGAGTACGCAAAACAGTTTGAGGGAAATGGGGAGCTAAGAATTGTTTATGATTGGTATAGAGATCATGATGCTAAAGAAGGTGACTATGTTGTAGTAACACTTTACGATAATTATATTCTTGATCTGGAATTTATACCAGGAACAAATAAAGTACGATTAGAGCAATTAAACATCTACGGAAAAAAGGGCAAAATATCCAACTTGGATGAACGAGAGAATGTTGGGTTCCGATTAATTAATCTACAAATAAAAAATAATGATATTGAACACTATAATATTAGATTTTTTCCAGAGGATTTAAAAAGCAAAAGTAATGCTCCAATAACAACATTAATCGTTGGAGCTAATGGAGCAGGTAAAAGTTTTATTTTAATGATATTATCTGATATTTTTAATACTGTACAAAACGAAAATTCTATATCGCAATTAAAGTATTCATATTATGGATTAAAATATATTTTAGACGGGGATTTAATAGAAATAGAAATTGTAAACCGTGCACTTATTATCCATAAGAATGATGTGCTGTTAGAGCGGGCGAATTACGCATTACCCCAAAAGGTATTAGCTGTGTCTTTTATGTTAAACGACAAATTTCATTTTAAACAGGCTAATTTAGCAAATGGAAATACTATGTATGAATATCTAGGGGTAAGAGTAACATCAAATGCATCTTATACAAGTTCTATAAGCAATAAAATTGCGGAATGTTTAGTTAATATTGCCACAAACGGAAAGCTGGGTATGTTAATTGACAGATTATCAAAGTATCTTGATTTAGACCCCAATATATCGGTTGGCTGTGAACTCTCAGCTACGGATTTTTTTGCACCTGATTTAAAACGACGCTTAAAAGAAAGTGGGTTAAAAATAATTGGTCAGGAGGAATATAGAAGTGATGCAGTAAAGAAAATTTCAGAAGAAGACTATGCCTTATTAGAACAATATATTCAAACAATCAATAAAGAAAATATGTATGTGCAGGAGGGATCCCAAATACAGTTTGGAGTAAAATTTAATGCTACAGATTCAAGAGAAGAACTTCTAAAAATAAGAGATGATTATACTTTAATAAAAAATCTATGCAGTTTAAAAATAATTAAAAATTTAACGCTTTATTTATATAAAAAGGGGGAACGCTTTTCGTTTGATAATGCGAGCTCTGGAGAAAAGCATATAATATATTCGTTTGTAAGTATATTTAATAGTATAGAGGAAAATTCATTAATTCTCATTGACGAACCCGAAATTAGTTTGCATCCTAACTGGCAAATTAAATATATTAGTTTTTTAAAGACAGTATTTAAAGAATATACTTCATGCCATTTTATTATTGCTACCCATTCACATTATTTAGTTTCGGACTTAAATCCAAAGAGTTCATCATTAATAACAATGGAACGCACTGAAAATAATAAAAAAATAATTACTACTGTAGATTATAGTACGTATGCATGGTCTGCCGAAAATATTTTATATAATATTTTCGGTGTACGAATGGCACGCAATTATTATTTTGATTTAGATGTCAGAAAATTATTATATTTAGTAAGCCACCAAAAATATGAACAAATTGACGAAATTAAAAATTTATACATAAAACTTATTAAATATGTTTTAGATGAAAGTGATCCCCTAAAAAATGTATTAAATGAAGTTAAGGAGTATATTGATAATGTTGAAGCTAAATCCTGTTAA
- the dcm gene encoding DNA (cytosine-5-)-methyltransferase has product MIFKLGELFCGPGGLAWGAVNARISDPNYRIIHQWSNDYDENTCKTYQHNICPDNPETVYHADIRKFDLSNLPPIDALAFGFPCNDYSVVGEQKGMDGTYGPLYSYGIKVLKQYQPMWFLAENVGGLRNANSGTAFIKILQDMNEAGYILTPHLYKFEQYGVPQARHRIIIIGIRKDLGVVYHVPSPKPYRNIDNTCRTALEKPPIPVDAMNNELTKQSENVIKRLHYIKPGENAFTANIPEELQLHVTGAKISQIYKRLDPNKPAYTVTGSGGGGTHIYHWNEARALTNRERARLQTFPDSYKFIGNKESVRKQIGMAVPCKGAQIIFEAILNSFAGIPYDYIESNINE; this is encoded by the coding sequence ATGATATTTAAATTAGGTGAACTCTTTTGTGGTCCTGGAGGACTCGCTTGGGGTGCAGTGAATGCCCGTATTTCTGATCCTAATTATCGAATTATCCATCAATGGTCCAATGACTATGATGAAAACACTTGTAAAACATACCAACATAATATATGCCCTGATAACCCAGAAACAGTATATCATGCCGATATACGAAAATTTGATTTATCAAATCTTCCCCCTATAGATGCATTAGCTTTTGGATTTCCTTGTAATGATTATAGTGTTGTTGGCGAACAAAAAGGTATGGACGGCACATATGGACCTCTATACTCTTATGGTATTAAAGTGCTAAAACAATATCAACCCATGTGGTTTTTAGCTGAAAATGTAGGAGGCTTACGTAATGCCAATTCAGGCACAGCATTTATCAAGATTTTACAGGACATGAATGAGGCTGGATACATTTTAACACCACATCTATATAAATTTGAGCAATATGGTGTTCCACAGGCAAGACATCGTATTATTATTATTGGTATCCGGAAAGATTTGGGTGTTGTGTATCATGTACCTTCTCCAAAACCATATAGGAATATTGATAATACTTGTCGAACCGCTCTAGAAAAACCGCCAATTCCTGTTGATGCAATGAATAATGAATTAACCAAGCAGTCTGAAAATGTAATAAAGCGTCTTCATTATATAAAACCTGGAGAGAATGCATTTACTGCTAATATTCCCGAAGAGCTTCAGCTACACGTTACTGGTGCGAAGATTAGTCAGATTTATAAACGATTAGATCCAAATAAACCAGCTTACACAGTAACTGGCAGCGGAGGCGGAGGGACTCATATTTATCATTGGAATGAAGCCAGAGCATTGACAAATCGCGAACGAGCTCGTCTGCAAACCTTTCCTGATAGTTACAAATTTATCGGCAACAAAGAGAGTGTACGAAAACAAATTGGTATGGCTGTCCCCTGTAAAGGTGCTCAAATTATATTTGAGGCCATCTTAAACAGCTTTGCAGGTATCCCATATGATTATATAGAATCTAATATAAATGAATAA
- a CDS encoding restriction endonuclease PLD domain-containing protein — protein MKILYTDILPLGIEKEQETILECFYKQISKADRVEIAVGYISKASLEELNNLVEKYSISKICLNIGMYYIEGMPEGTYHFAIDYNSKWKSKHLGEIRIINAFKYHGKVYCFYKNDKIFSAILGSANLGIIKLEAGNRRQYETSIFIENKDICEELALLLEKLKSPMCSVNIQELNIPLIREENTSLNNIDTVEQLPQKEVELYKGCKTDISFTLPLKVPSYNERFLDDGKHYTKSNLNVCYAAPRSSRKARDWYETQLTVSKVITRMNGYPEKGNPFFVITDDGYWFKVHTTSDGNKQFSAVGNELIMGRWIKGRLAAAGLVNPVNNTLLDENRSGMITKEMLVLYGCDKLVLTKTTKKVRDEEGKELDVWFFSFESTETDEE, from the coding sequence ATGAAAATACTATATACTGATATACTTCCTTTAGGAATCGAGAAAGAGCAGGAAACCATATTGGAGTGTTTTTATAAACAGATTTCTAAAGCTGATCGAGTAGAGATTGCAGTAGGTTATATTTCAAAGGCCTCTTTAGAAGAATTAAACAATCTTGTCGAAAAGTATAGTATATCTAAAATTTGTTTGAACATTGGAATGTATTATATTGAGGGAATGCCTGAAGGTACATATCATTTTGCAATTGATTATAATAGCAAATGGAAATCAAAGCATTTAGGTGAGATTCGTATTATAAATGCGTTTAAGTATCACGGAAAAGTATATTGTTTTTATAAAAACGATAAAATTTTTTCTGCGATATTAGGTTCAGCTAATTTAGGGATAATTAAGCTGGAAGCTGGTAATCGAAGACAGTATGAAACATCTATTTTTATAGAAAACAAGGATATATGTGAAGAACTGGCTTTATTGTTGGAAAAATTGAAATCACCAATGTGTTCAGTTAATATTCAGGAGTTAAATATTCCTCTTATAAGGGAAGAAAATACATCGTTGAATAATATTGACACTGTTGAACAGTTGCCGCAGAAGGAAGTAGAACTATATAAAGGATGTAAAACAGATATTTCTTTTACACTTCCATTAAAAGTTCCTTCATATAATGAACGCTTTTTGGATGACGGAAAACATTATACAAAATCAAACCTAAATGTGTGTTATGCGGCACCAAGAAGTTCTCGAAAAGCTCGTGATTGGTATGAAACACAATTAACGGTTAGTAAAGTAATTACTAGAATGAATGGCTATCCAGAAAAGGGTAATCCTTTTTTTGTAATAACGGATGATGGATACTGGTTCAAAGTACATACTACTAGTGATGGGAATAAACAATTCAGTGCAGTAGGGAATGAGCTTATTATGGGACGATGGATTAAGGGACGACTTGCGGCAGCTGGATTGGTTAATCCAGTTAATAATACTCTCTTAGACGAAAACAGAAGCGGAATGATTACAAAAGAAATGTTAGTTTTATACGGGTGTGATAAACTAGTTTTAACTAAGACTACAAAAAAAGTTAGGGATGAGGAAGGAAAAGAATTGGATGTCTGGTTTTTTTCTTTTGAATCTACAGAAACAGATGAGGAATAA
- a CDS encoding HNH endonuclease: MLKLNPVKYSKHQKRYIKNLGITKYEDWMSNNIINEQIKKTIKTQMLKNQSQCCAYCNLKFYETSRPEIEHIAPRKLYPEFEYINKNLVMACQYCNGSSKKGSKNTIKTKNQYYNTCHFNIVHPFYDNAEDYFEQSAFIIKIKNGLSGDMKEKAEMTFKIFGIATPEHVEARAKQMLYDTYMATHTLDVLHETLLNSTSTYPLL; this comes from the coding sequence ATGTTGAAGCTAAATCCTGTTAAATATTCAAAGCATCAGAAGAGATATATAAAAAATTTAGGCATCACCAAATATGAGGATTGGATGTCTAATAATATAATTAATGAGCAAATAAAAAAAACAATAAAAACCCAAATGTTAAAAAATCAATCCCAATGCTGTGCTTATTGCAACTTGAAATTTTATGAAACATCAAGACCGGAGATAGAGCATATAGCGCCAAGAAAGCTATATCCAGAATTTGAATATATTAATAAAAATTTAGTTATGGCTTGTCAATATTGTAATGGATCATCAAAAAAAGGTAGCAAAAATACAATAAAGACAAAAAACCAATATTACAATACGTGTCATTTTAATATAGTACATCCATTTTATGATAATGCGGAAGATTATTTTGAGCAAAGTGCGTTTATAATTAAAATTAAAAATGGACTGTCTGGAGATATGAAAGAAAAGGCTGAAATGACTTTTAAAATATTTGGTATTGCGACCCCTGAACACGTGGAGGCAAGAGCTAAACAAATGTTATATGATACTTATATGGCAACTCATACACTGGATGTGTTACATGAAACGTTGCTCAATAGTACTAGCACGTATCCTTTATTGTAA
- a CDS encoding AraC family transcriptional regulator, with product MNEQVLAVQRMQDYIEKHLIETITLADLARVSLFSPWHSYRIFKEYTQLTPAEYIRRLRLSKSALRLRDETCKIIDVAFDLGFGSADGYTRAFFREFGCTPREYASAPVPLSLFIPYGVKFRELRKEKKEMEHVKSVFIQVVEKPTRKAIIKRGVAADDYFAYCEEVGCDVWGVLTSMHSLCGEPVCLWLPEKYRTPGTSRYVQGVEVSADYNGPVPEGFDLIELPAAKYLMFQGEPFEEEDYCQAITNVQQAMEKYDPSVLGLSWDKENPRIQLEPIGKRGYIELLAVK from the coding sequence ATGAACGAACAGGTACTGGCCGTACAGCGGATGCAGGATTATATTGAAAAGCATTTGATCGAAACTATCACATTGGCAGATTTGGCAAGGGTCTCTTTATTCTCCCCATGGCACTCCTACCGGATATTCAAGGAATACACGCAGCTGACCCCAGCAGAATACATCCGCAGGCTGCGTCTCTCCAAATCTGCACTTCGCCTGCGGGACGAAACCTGTAAGATCATCGATGTAGCATTTGACTTGGGCTTCGGCAGTGCCGACGGATACACAAGAGCATTCTTCCGGGAATTCGGCTGTACCCCCAGGGAATATGCCAGCGCCCCTGTACCACTGTCGCTGTTCATCCCCTACGGCGTCAAATTCAGAGAACTGAGAAAGGAGAAAAAAGAAATGGAACATGTAAAAAGCGTTTTTATTCAGGTTGTAGAAAAACCCACCCGAAAAGCCATCATCAAGCGAGGTGTCGCCGCCGATGATTATTTTGCTTACTGCGAGGAGGTGGGCTGTGATGTCTGGGGCGTCCTCACCAGTATGCACTCCCTGTGCGGCGAACCGGTCTGCCTCTGGCTTCCCGAAAAATACCGCACCCCCGGCACCTCCAGATATGTACAGGGCGTAGAGGTCAGCGCCGACTATAACGGCCCGGTACCGGAAGGCTTCGACCTGATCGAACTTCCCGCCGCCAAATACCTGATGTTCCAGGGCGAACCGTTTGAAGAAGAGGATTACTGCCAGGCGATCACCAATGTCCAGCAGGCCATGGAAAAATATGATCCTTCTGTGCTGGGCCTTTCGTGGGATAAAGAAAATCCACGGATTCAACTGGAGCCGATCGGGAAAAGAGGGTATATTGAGTTGTTGGCGGTGAAATAA